From Camelina sativa cultivar DH55 chromosome 20, Cs, whole genome shotgun sequence, the proteins below share one genomic window:
- the LOC109131240 gene encoding uncharacterized protein LOC109131240: protein MIASNNDSAVTGLKDLLKSEFKIKDVGPARFFFGLEISGSLADISVCERKYAQNLLEDACLLGCKPSSIPMDHNLHLTKIWARHWRIHGLTESSLAAYKVLRYIKANPGQGLMYSADSELCLNAFCDADWANCKDTRCYVTGFCVYLGTSLISWKSKNQGVTSRSSTESEYRSMAQATCEIIWLQQLLRYLHIQVTCPAKLFYDNKSALHIAMNPMFHERMKHIEIDCHTVCDQIKAGKLKALHVSSENQHDDILTKPLHPGPFHHLLQRMSLSSLYLPPLRG, encoded by the exons ATGATTGCCAGCAACAATGACAGTGCAGTGACTGGTTTGAAAGATTTACTAAAGTCAGAGTTTAAGATTAAAGATGTTGGTCctgctagatttttttttggtttagaaatTTCAGGATCATTAGCAGATATCTCAGTGTGTGAGAGGAAATATGCTCAAAACTTATTGGAGGATGCATGTTTACTTGGCTGCAAACCAAGTTCTATTCCAATGGATCATAACTTGCATCTTACCAAGATATGGGCACGGCACTGGAGAATCCACGGTCTTACCGAGAGCTCATTGGCAG CATATAAGGTTCTCCGGTATATTAAAGCTAATCCAGGACAGGGATTAATGTATTCGGCTGACTCTGAGCTTTGTTTGAATGCCTtttgtgatgctgattgggcGAATTGCAAGGATACTAGATGCTATGTTACTGGTTTCTGCGTCTATTTGGGCACTTCTCTCATATCCTGGAAATCCAAGAACCAAGGCGTGACTAGCAGAAGTAGCACAGAGTCCGAATATCGCAGCATGGCACAAGCAACTTGTGAGATCATTTGGCTACAACAATTATTGAGGTATCTTCACATTCAGGTTACTTGTCCAGCTAagttgttttatgataacaaatcgGCTTTACATATCGCAATGAATCCAATGTTCCATGAACGTATGAAGCACATAGAGATTGACTGTCACACTGTTTGCGATCAAATCAAAGCTGGGAAGTTAAAGGCATTGCATGTTTCTTCGGAGAATCAACACGATGATATTCTAACCAAACCACTACATCCTGGTCCTTTCCATCATTTGCTTCAGAGAATGTCATTGTCAAGTTTATATCTTCCTCCGCTTCGAGGATAA